One window from the genome of Azospirillum sp. B510 encodes:
- a CDS encoding cation:proton antiporter, whose translation MHDIVIQILGVAGLLALVSFLPPLAARFQMPYTVLLAGVGVALGAVIQTFAGPGQDPIHDFLNSLAELDVSSDVLLHIFLPILLFETALAVDVRRLFDDLGPILLMAVVAVFVCTFAVGYAVNLFTPMPLVACLLLGSIVASTDPAAVIGIFRDLGAPRRLSTLVEGESLLNDAAAIALFTLLLDMLTRTSNGGAGAAALDFLRDFSGGVVTGYICGRIVCMLVEPMRNQPMAEITLTVALAYLSYVVAEHYVGASGVVAVVTSALVIGSVGKTRISPATWGALEHVWQQLGFWANSMIFLLTAILVPRLLANAGWAEVGLVLVVVTAAFAARAVVLFGLLPVLSWAGLAQKVSGSYKAVMLWGGLRGAVSLTLALAVTENFRVKDGVQSFVAVLVTGFVFVTLFVNGTTLRWLIRVLKLDELTPVERAMRNRALALSTDSIRDRVTAVARTYEVDGAVKEVMVARYEERLKQIDRDSQEEAKLSGEDRVTIGLVILVNREEELYFAHFSEGVVSRGVMELLSGRSGRLLETVKSHGRNGYREFEEPFIAFSPWMRVASWLQRRFGIHRPLAKRLSMRFEVLVAVRTVLRELLAFTRDRLARVLGQEVAFELEGMLVGRLAIVDQALSALKLQYPDYAVVLQSRYVGRAALRLEQADYRTLYAESIISQEVLTDLERDLEKRRRALERLPKLDVRFDVAELVRRVPLFADLPAERVGTIATLLRAQLALPGETIVRRGERGEAMFFIASGAVEVLVPNLTEPVKLGTGDFFGEMALLTRQRRNADVRALGYCQLLVLDEKDFRRLVQKDANLRSHIQAVAEARRQPTPPSPAVPAVS comes from the coding sequence GATTTCCTGAATTCGCTGGCGGAGCTGGACGTCTCGTCCGACGTGCTGCTGCATATCTTCCTGCCGATCCTGCTGTTCGAAACGGCGCTGGCGGTCGATGTGCGGCGGCTGTTCGACGATCTCGGGCCGATCCTGCTGATGGCGGTGGTGGCGGTTTTCGTCTGCACCTTCGCCGTCGGCTATGCGGTCAATTTGTTCACGCCGATGCCGCTGGTCGCCTGCCTGCTTCTCGGCTCCATCGTCGCCTCCACCGACCCGGCGGCGGTGATCGGCATCTTCCGCGACCTCGGCGCTCCGCGGCGGCTGAGCACGCTGGTCGAAGGCGAAAGCCTGCTGAACGACGCCGCGGCCATCGCCCTGTTCACCCTGCTGCTGGACATGCTGACCCGCACCTCCAACGGCGGGGCGGGGGCGGCGGCGCTGGATTTCCTGCGCGATTTCTCCGGCGGCGTCGTCACCGGCTACATCTGCGGCCGCATCGTCTGCATGCTGGTGGAGCCGATGCGCAACCAGCCGATGGCGGAAATCACGCTGACGGTCGCCCTGGCCTACCTCTCCTATGTGGTTGCCGAACATTATGTCGGCGCGTCGGGCGTGGTGGCGGTGGTGACCTCGGCGCTGGTCATCGGCTCGGTCGGCAAGACCCGCATCTCCCCCGCCACCTGGGGGGCGCTGGAGCATGTCTGGCAGCAGCTGGGCTTCTGGGCCAACTCCATGATCTTCCTGTTGACCGCCATCCTGGTGCCGCGCCTGCTGGCCAATGCCGGCTGGGCCGAGGTCGGTCTGGTGCTGGTGGTGGTGACCGCGGCATTCGCTGCGCGGGCGGTGGTGCTGTTCGGGCTGCTGCCGGTGCTGTCCTGGGCCGGGCTGGCGCAGAAGGTCAGCGGTTCCTACAAGGCGGTGATGCTGTGGGGTGGCCTGCGCGGGGCGGTATCGCTGACGCTGGCCCTGGCGGTGACCGAGAATTTCCGGGTGAAGGACGGCGTCCAGAGCTTCGTCGCGGTGCTTGTCACCGGCTTCGTCTTCGTCACGCTGTTCGTCAACGGCACCACGCTGCGCTGGCTGATCCGCGTGCTGAAGCTGGACGAGCTGACGCCGGTGGAACGCGCCATGCGCAACCGGGCGCTGGCGCTGTCCACCGACAGCATCCGCGATCGCGTCACCGCCGTCGCCAGGACCTATGAGGTCGACGGCGCGGTCAAGGAGGTGATGGTCGCGCGCTACGAGGAGCGGCTGAAGCAGATCGACCGCGACAGCCAGGAGGAGGCCAAGCTGAGCGGCGAGGACCGCGTGACCATCGGCCTCGTCATCCTGGTGAACCGCGAGGAGGAGCTCTATTTCGCCCATTTCTCCGAAGGGGTGGTGTCGCGCGGGGTGATGGAACTGCTCTCCGGCCGCAGCGGGCGCCTGCTCGAAACGGTCAAGAGCCATGGCCGCAACGGCTATCGCGAGTTCGAGGAGCCCTTCATCGCCTTTTCCCCCTGGATGCGGGTGGCGAGCTGGCTGCAACGCCGCTTCGGCATCCACCGGCCGCTGGCCAAGCGGCTGTCGATGCGGTTCGAGGTACTGGTGGCCGTGCGCACCGTGCTGCGCGAGCTGCTGGCCTTCACCCGCGACCGGCTGGCCCGCGTGCTGGGCCAGGAGGTGGCGTTCGAACTGGAGGGCATGCTGGTCGGCCGGCTCGCCATCGTCGATCAGGCGCTGTCGGCGCTGAAACTGCAATATCCCGATTACGCGGTGGTGCTGCAAAGCCGCTATGTCGGCCGCGCCGCCCTGCGGTTGGAGCAGGCCGACTACCGGACCCTGTATGCCGAATCGATCATCAGCCAGGAGGTGCTGACCGACCTGGAGCGCGACCTGGAAAAGCGCCGCCGCGCGCTGGAACGGTTGCCGAAGCTGGATGTCCGCTTCGACGTGGCGGAGCTGGTGCGCCGGGTGCCGCTGTTCGCCGACCTGCCGGCGGAACGGGTGGGCACCATCGCCACGCTGCTGCGCGCCCAGCTGGCGCTGCCGGGCGAGACCATCGTGCGCCGGGGAGAGCGCGGCGAGGCCATGTTCTTCATCGCGTCGGGCGCGGTGGAGGTGCTGGTGCCCAACCTGACGGAGCCGGTGAAGCTCGGCACCGGCGACTTCTTCGGCGAGATGGCGCTGCTGACCCGCCAGCGGCGCAATGCGGATGTGCGGGCGCTCGGCTATTGCCAATTGCTGGTGTTGGATGAGAAGGATTTCCGCCGGCTGGTGCAGAAGGACGCGAACCTGCGTTCCCACATCCAGGCGGTCGCCGAGGCACGCCGCCAGCCGACCCCACCGTCGCCGGCCGTTCCGGCGGTGAGCTGA